In the Maniola hyperantus chromosome 13, iAphHyp1.2, whole genome shotgun sequence genome, ACCAGCCGCACCGCGGCGGCCGAGCTCTCGGCCGCGCTGACGGCCGCGCTCttagccgcgccgacggccgcgctcttaggcgcgccgacggccgcgctctcagccgcgccgacggccgcgctctcagccgcgccgacggccgcgctctcagccgcgccgacggccgcgctctcagccgcgccgacggtcACGTCCCCAGCCGCACCGGCGGCTGCGCTTCCAGCCGCGGCGACGGCCACACCAACGGCCGCGATCCCGGCCGCGCCAACGGCCGCGCACCCAGCCACGCcgacggccgcactcccggccgtaccgacggccgcgctcccggccgcgccaacggccgcactcccggccgtaccgacggccgcgctcccagctgcaccggcggccgcgctcccagccgcgccgacggccgcaccgacggccgcgctcccagccgcactcccggctgcgccaacggccgtgctcccggccgcgctcccagccgcatcgacggccgcgctcccggccgcactcccggctgcgccaacggccgtgctcccggccgcgctcccagccgcatcgacggccgcgctcccggccgcaccgacggccgcgctTTCAGCTGCACCGGCGGCCGAGCTCCCGGCCGCGCCGGCGGCCGCACTtctggccgcgccgacggccgtgctcccggccgcgctcccagccgcctcgacggccgcgctcccggccgcactcccggccgcgccaacggccgtgctcccggccgcgctcccagccgcatcgacggccgcgctcccggccgcaccgacggccgcgctctcagctgCACCGGCGGCCGAGCTCCCGGCCGCGCCGGCGGCCGCACTtctggccgcgccgacggccgtgctcccggccgcgctcccagccgcatcgacggccgcgctcccggccgcactcccggctgcgccaacggccgtgctcccggccgcgctcccagccgcatcgacggccgcgctcccggccgcaccgacggccgcgctctcagctgCACCGGCGGCCGAGCTCCCGGCCGCGCCGGCGGCCGCACTtctggccgcgccgacggccgtgctcccggccgcgctcctGGCCGTGCCAGCGGCCGCGTCAACGGTCGCGCTCCAGGCCGCACCAGCGACCGCACTTCTGGCCGCGCCGACGTTTGCGCTCCcggctgcaccggcggccgcACCGCCCAGCTGTCCTGCCGGCTGCGCTCCCAGTCGCATCGCGGCGTGGAGGCCGCGCTTCTGGCCGCGTTGCCAGCCGTGTTCCCGGCTGTACTCCGGCCACACCGGCGACTGCGTCTCTGGCCGCACTTCCAGGCTGAGGCTTGCGGCACATCGTCGTCCTCGATATGAAAGaacgaaagaaaaaaaaagacgaATAAACATTTTGATCATGTAAATCAATGTAATGCGGGTAGATGAAAAACACACATTACTTAGAAATAGATGTTATTGCGTTAGATtttaacatacttaattatttatagtttgaAAATCGGTTAGCTACGTAGATCGGTTAGAGACGTTAGTAACACGGAAAGATCAAAACATGGAAATCGATGAAATACGGGTAGATTGAAAAAAATCACTCCTATCTCAGCAAAGTTTCATtttgttcctttttccttttcgtAAATTATCTTTTGAAGGTGGTGGGTATTTCCATAATTAACTCCATAAATGGATATTAATGAACAGggttaaaacacaaaaaaaaacatctcaaTTTTCAAATCGCTTTAGACTTAttcacacaataaaataaatcacttaTTACCTGCGTTCAGCCGATCGATCCCTGCTTCTGATGTAAGGagaccacgaaggaaaaataactcgaagatgatttcacaagtttatttgtcggttttcattacagaactgcttgcctattaggccacacggctttttatatcgtttatcatgaatgaactatgatattaatcgaaatgacgtgaaggTACCTTCATTCATTCCTTAAGAATCGTTTTcaaagtatcttaattaaagtcattattatgttaacaaccaaatat is a window encoding:
- the LOC138403205 gene encoding A-kinase anchor protein 5-like; this encodes MFIRLFFSFVLSYRGRRCAASLSLEVRPETQSPVWPEYSREHGWQRGQKRGLHAAMRLGAQPAGQLGGAAAGAAGSANVGAARSAVAGAAWSATVDAAAGTARSAAGSTAVGAARSAAAGAAGSSAAGAAESAAVAAGAAGDVTVGAAESAAVGAAESAAVGAAESAAVGAAESAAVGAPKSAAVGAAKSAAVSAAESSAAAVRLVVQPEQPREAEKSANSNGDNCASM